A genomic stretch from Pirellulaceae bacterium includes:
- a CDS encoding sugar phosphate isomerase/epimerase, with protein MESQFCSRRTFTKFLAAGAGAAILPAAVRADESKRLFEISVAEWSIHKSLFAGKLSNLDFPAFCKENFGITAVEYVNQFFKDKAQDETYLAELKKRADDIGVKSLLIMCDGEGNLGDANLAKRLKAVENHYKWVEAAKFLGCHSIRVNAASSGSYQDQVYRAADGLRALTEFSAPHDINVIVENHGGLSSDGNWLAEVMETVDLPRCGTLPDFGNFNIGGGKTYNRYLGVLQLMPFAKAVSAKSHDFNADGNETKTDYLRMMKIVLDAGYHGYVGIEYEGGKLSEKDGIRATQKLLERVRTELS; from the coding sequence ATGGAATCGCAGTTTTGTTCACGCCGAACGTTCACCAAATTTCTCGCTGCCGGAGCGGGCGCTGCTATCTTGCCGGCTGCGGTTCGCGCTGACGAGAGTAAGCGATTGTTCGAGATTTCGGTCGCCGAATGGTCGATCCACAAATCATTGTTTGCTGGGAAATTGAGCAACCTAGATTTTCCGGCCTTCTGCAAAGAGAACTTTGGCATCACCGCTGTCGAATATGTCAATCAATTCTTTAAGGACAAAGCTCAGGATGAGACTTATCTGGCAGAGCTCAAGAAGCGAGCTGACGATATTGGTGTGAAAAGTTTGTTGATCATGTGTGATGGCGAAGGCAATCTGGGTGATGCCAACTTGGCGAAACGGCTCAAAGCGGTAGAGAATCACTACAAATGGGTTGAGGCGGCCAAGTTTCTTGGCTGTCACTCGATCCGCGTGAATGCGGCCAGTAGTGGGAGTTACCAGGATCAAGTTTATCGAGCGGCGGATGGACTGCGGGCATTGACGGAATTTTCTGCTCCTCACGACATCAACGTGATTGTCGAAAACCATGGCGGTCTCTCGTCCGACGGAAATTGGTTGGCGGAGGTCATGGAAACCGTTGACCTGCCTCGTTGTGGAACCTTGCCGGACTTTGGCAACTTCAACATCGGTGGCGGAAAAACGTACAACCGTTACCTGGGTGTGCTGCAACTTATGCCGTTCGCAAAAGCGGTAAGTGCGAAAAGTCACGACTTCAATGCGGATGGTAACGAGACGAAAACTGACTATTTGCGGATGATGAAAATCGTACTGGATGCGGGTTATCACGGTTATGTGGGTATCGAGTACGAAGGCGGCAAGCTCAGTGAAAAAGATGGAATTCGTGCGACGCAAAAATTGTTAGAGCGAGTTCGAACGGAGCTGTCCTAG
- the lhgO gene encoding L-2-hydroxyglutarate oxidase, with the protein MQSSDVIVIGGGIVGLATAYQLQRRYPDRSITVLEKESSLAHHQTGHNSGVLHSGIYYRPGSLKATNCRQGKLAMQRFCEEHEIPFEVCGKVIVAIDESELPALDKILERGKENHVQCERIDRERLLELEPHVAGIQAIHVPETGIVDYVKVCQRLAEVLAANGHQIITSARVIAVDQRADQIVVSSTAGEFSSQLLVNCSGLQSDRIAKLTGADPKAKIIPFRGEYYQLKPSAFHLCRNLIYPVPDPNFPFLGVHFTRMIDKTVECGPNAVLAFAREGYRKTDVNLNDLFESLTYPGFLKLAAQYWRVGVGEIWRSASKAAFVRALRRLVPEIDGSLLESAPAGVRAQAVAEDGAMIDDFLILDSDRVINVCNAPSPAATSSLQIGDTIVDRLANRLGDQPRIDSA; encoded by the coding sequence ATGCAATCAAGCGATGTAATAGTGATTGGCGGAGGCATCGTCGGTTTGGCGACAGCCTATCAACTGCAACGGCGTTACCCAGATCGATCCATCACGGTTTTGGAAAAAGAATCGAGCTTGGCCCATCATCAAACCGGGCACAACTCGGGCGTGTTGCATTCCGGAATTTATTACCGCCCGGGATCATTAAAGGCAACCAACTGCCGCCAGGGAAAACTGGCCATGCAGCGATTCTGCGAAGAGCATGAAATCCCCTTTGAGGTCTGCGGCAAGGTAATCGTGGCAATCGATGAAAGCGAACTTCCCGCATTGGACAAAATTCTTGAACGGGGAAAAGAGAATCATGTGCAATGTGAGAGGATCGATCGGGAACGCCTCCTAGAACTGGAACCACATGTGGCTGGTATCCAAGCCATTCATGTCCCAGAAACGGGTATCGTTGATTACGTGAAAGTCTGCCAACGTCTTGCAGAAGTATTGGCAGCCAACGGCCATCAAATCATCACCTCCGCCCGCGTTATTGCCGTTGACCAGCGAGCTGATCAGATCGTCGTCAGTTCCACGGCAGGAGAGTTCTCGAGTCAATTGCTGGTCAACTGCAGCGGGCTTCAGTCCGACCGGATCGCCAAACTAACCGGCGCAGATCCCAAGGCAAAGATCATTCCATTTCGCGGCGAATACTATCAGCTGAAGCCATCCGCCTTTCATTTATGCCGCAATCTAATCTACCCGGTCCCCGATCCTAATTTCCCCTTCCTGGGTGTCCACTTCACCCGCATGATCGACAAAACGGTGGAATGCGGCCCCAATGCGGTCCTGGCCTTTGCCCGTGAGGGCTATCGCAAGACGGATGTCAATCTCAACGACTTATTCGAATCTCTCACCTACCCTGGCTTCCTAAAGCTGGCCGCACAATATTGGCGCGTGGGCGTCGGCGAGATCTGGAGATCCGCCAGTAAAGCCGCTTTCGTGCGTGCCCTCCGGCGTTTGGTACCAGAAATCGACGGCAGCCTCTTAGAATCGGCGCCGGCAGGTGTGAGAGCACAGGCAGTCGCAGAGGATGGTGCGATGATTGATGACTTTTTGATTCTGGATTCCGATCGAGTGATCAACGTTTGCAACGCACCCTCGCCTGCCGCCACCTCGTCGCTGCAAATTGGTGATACGATTGTGGATCGGTTAGCAAACCGACTCGGCGATCAGCCGAGAATTGACAGTGCATGA
- a CDS encoding MTH1187 family thiamine-binding protein, whose protein sequence is MHEKNGPRDTLLMEFSMTPLGQGESVSRYVAQTLDIIDKSGVDYQLHAMGTLVEGDIDQILNVFKQCLTAMSQDCNRISCSAKLDFRKGAGDRLSSKVKSVEDKLGRQLRTSGPAF, encoded by the coding sequence ATGCACGAAAAAAACGGTCCAAGGGACACGCTCTTGATGGAATTCAGTATGACGCCACTCGGTCAAGGAGAAAGTGTCAGTCGGTATGTTGCCCAAACTCTTGATATCATCGATAAGAGCGGTGTCGACTACCAACTGCACGCAATGGGTACGCTGGTGGAAGGCGACATTGATCAAATCCTAAACGTATTTAAACAATGCCTGACCGCGATGAGCCAAGACTGCAACCGAATCAGCTGCTCCGCAAAGCTCGACTTTCGCAAGGGCGCCGGCGATCGCCTGAGTAGCAAAGTCAAAAGCGTCGAAGACAAACTAGGCCGTCAACTTCGGACGTCAGGTCCGGCGTTCTGA
- a CDS encoding S41 family peptidase, whose translation MISRVLRLTAPWLFVFTVFYVSLPATYAADEPAVTGKTESETPAETPAETPAETPAETPAETPAETPGKDGSPASQDVQSDAGEERSAEAALEVADEEFYELIKLFSDTLDQVERNYVEEISRRELMEAAIRGVLGKLDKYSNYIPPDDLDNFKTGVENQFGGIGIRVRMQDDKLTIITPLIGTPAYEAGVLAGDHIVKIGNEDTAGMSLEEAIKKMKGVINSAIEISVRHAHNSEVESFTLRREMVQLETVLGDHRNEDDSWDFMCDDDAKIAYVRLTSFSRRTHRDLRRVIQQLSNRGLKGLILDLRFNPGGLLTSAVEVSDLFLDDGTIVSTEGRNTPSRKWTAKKSGTFSEFDMAVLVNRYSASASEIVAACLQDHDRATIIGERTWGKGSVQNIIELEGGRSALKLTTAGYLRPSGKNIHRFDGANDEDDWGVLPEDSNRVRFSTKEMNELLAYQQETDIVARQQAAEEAAKEADESEQDFTDRQLEKALELLQSEMVSR comes from the coding sequence ATGATCTCGCGTGTCTTAAGACTGACGGCTCCGTGGCTGTTTGTGTTCACCGTCTTTTACGTTAGCCTACCTGCGACTTACGCCGCCGACGAGCCGGCCGTGACGGGAAAAACAGAATCTGAGACTCCCGCTGAAACTCCCGCTGAAACTCCCGCTGAGACTCCCGCTGAGACTCCCGCCGAGACTCCCGCTGAAACTCCTGGGAAAGATGGATCCCCAGCCAGCCAAGACGTTCAGTCAGACGCTGGGGAAGAGCGTTCGGCAGAGGCTGCCTTGGAGGTCGCTGACGAAGAGTTTTACGAGCTGATCAAGCTGTTTTCGGACACCCTGGATCAGGTCGAGCGGAACTATGTGGAAGAGATTAGCCGCCGGGAATTAATGGAAGCCGCCATTCGAGGCGTGCTTGGTAAGCTCGATAAATACTCGAATTACATCCCGCCAGACGACCTCGATAACTTCAAGACAGGTGTGGAGAATCAGTTTGGAGGAATCGGCATTCGTGTTCGCATGCAGGACGATAAATTGACAATTATTACGCCACTTATCGGGACTCCAGCCTACGAGGCTGGGGTACTGGCCGGCGACCACATCGTCAAGATCGGCAACGAAGATACAGCCGGGATGAGCCTCGAAGAGGCGATCAAGAAGATGAAGGGTGTGATCAATTCAGCAATCGAAATCTCGGTTCGCCATGCTCACAACAGCGAGGTTGAGAGCTTTACACTCCGTCGGGAGATGGTTCAGCTCGAGACGGTGTTAGGAGATCATCGCAACGAAGATGACAGTTGGGATTTCATGTGTGACGACGACGCGAAAATTGCCTATGTTCGGCTGACGTCGTTTAGTCGACGTACCCACCGAGACCTTCGTCGTGTCATTCAGCAGCTGTCTAATCGAGGTTTGAAAGGCCTGATCTTAGATTTGCGGTTTAATCCGGGCGGGTTACTGACTTCGGCTGTCGAGGTTTCCGACTTGTTTCTGGACGATGGGACCATCGTCAGCACGGAAGGGCGAAACACGCCAAGTCGCAAGTGGACCGCGAAAAAAAGTGGAACGTTCAGCGAGTTTGACATGGCGGTCCTGGTAAATCGGTACAGTGCAAGTGCTAGTGAGATCGTGGCTGCGTGCCTGCAAGATCACGACCGAGCCACCATTATTGGGGAAAGGACGTGGGGTAAAGGCAGCGTGCAAAATATCATCGAGCTCGAAGGTGGTCGAAGTGCCCTCAAGCTCACGACAGCCGGCTATCTGCGGCCCAGCGGTAAGAATATCCACCGCTTCGATGGTGCCAACGACGAGGATGATTGGGGAGTGCTTCCCGAGGACAGTAATCGAGTTCGCTTTAGCACCAAAGAGATGAACGAGTTGTTGGCTTATCAGCAAGAGACAGACATCGTCGCACGCCAGCAAGCAGCCGAAGAGGCGGCGAAAGAAGCGGACGAGTCCGAGCAGGACTTTACCGATCGTCAATTGGAGAAGGCACTCGAACTCTTGCAAAGCGAGATGGTCTCGCGATAA
- a CDS encoding TIGR03032 family protein, with protein MNQPKFEIFASPGFAAWLRSSNISLALSTYQIGKLFLLGTKTDGRLSVFERTFNRCMGLWSDSQTIWLAAAYQLWRLDNVLASGAVSEDGYDRLFVPTLAQTTGDIDAHDMAVDKNRQPVFVSTLFSCLARASEELSFEPIWQPPFVSQLAAEDRCHLNGLACDETEPRFVTACSQTNTRNGWRKTRDHGGVVIDVKRNETITQGLSMPHSPRIRGDELWLLDSGHGYLGRVDPRDGSFERIEFCPGYARGLAFHENYALVGLSRPRQKTFAGLPLDDELSKRQTQPLCGLQVVDLHTGRTVEWLKFEGIVEELYDVLVLPGVQRPKALGLKTDEIQRNVWFKDDGRVVRWTAGEA; from the coding sequence ATGAACCAACCCAAATTCGAAATCTTTGCCTCACCAGGTTTTGCCGCGTGGCTACGTTCATCCAATATCAGCTTGGCCTTGAGCACCTACCAGATCGGCAAGCTATTTTTGCTAGGGACCAAAACGGATGGACGGCTGTCCGTATTCGAGCGAACGTTCAATCGCTGTATGGGGCTTTGGTCGGACTCACAAACCATCTGGTTAGCCGCCGCCTATCAGCTCTGGCGTCTCGACAATGTGCTCGCATCAGGAGCCGTATCTGAAGACGGCTATGATCGACTTTTCGTGCCGACTCTGGCTCAAACGACTGGAGACATCGACGCCCATGACATGGCCGTGGATAAGAATCGCCAGCCGGTCTTTGTGAGCACGCTATTCAGTTGCCTCGCTCGCGCTAGTGAGGAGTTGAGTTTTGAGCCAATTTGGCAACCGCCCTTTGTGAGCCAACTTGCTGCAGAAGATCGCTGTCACCTCAACGGCCTCGCGTGTGATGAAACAGAGCCGCGATTTGTCACCGCCTGCAGTCAAACAAACACAAGAAATGGCTGGCGTAAAACGCGAGACCATGGGGGGGTCGTTATCGACGTCAAACGCAATGAAACAATCACGCAAGGGCTGTCGATGCCTCACTCCCCACGAATTCGCGGTGATGAACTCTGGCTGCTGGATTCCGGCCACGGTTATCTGGGCCGGGTTGATCCTCGCGACGGAAGTTTCGAACGGATCGAATTTTGCCCCGGCTATGCGAGGGGACTGGCCTTTCATGAGAATTACGCTCTCGTCGGCCTTTCCCGCCCCCGGCAAAAAACGTTTGCCGGGTTACCCCTCGACGATGAGTTGAGCAAACGTCAGACCCAACCTCTCTGTGGATTGCAAGTGGTTGACCTCCACACGGGCCGCACGGTGGAATGGCTGAAATTCGAGGGCATCGTGGAAGAACTTTACGATGTTCTCGTTCTCCCCGGCGTTCAACGTCCCAAAGCACTTGGCCTCAAGACCGATGAGATCCAACGCAATGTTTGGTTTAAAGACGATGGTCGTGTCGTGCGTTGGACCGCAGGCGAAGCGTAG
- a CDS encoding FG-GAP-like repeat-containing protein — MFRRISLELLETRHLLAAVSFGNQELIDGLAADGPVSVVPSDVDLDGDIDLIVGSFRDGKVAWHENRGADRFVQHSIDSIPGSDDSLIRELIAADFDGDGDDDVAVAAYGSDRIVWYRNLGNGNFDNLVTVTTETDGVRTLAAADFDADGDLDLVSGSWLDNKVAWYANDGQGNFDSQQIISASIAGPRHLRVGDIDLDGRPDVAVAFRFDDTVAWFSNEGNGRFSEPQTISTNTNGPEAISLADADGDGDLDVFTAFTFEGMVAWFENLDERGTFGSRRELSTSAEGARFITVADLDGDGDNDVVAASSYYPSNNTSWYENTDGQGLFATGKIISDKLIGPESIAIADLDGNGTPDVIVASSDDNRVSSFSNNGDGAFGIPQPVLTHPVGLGSIATADFDGDGDLDVLAGSNSDNKVAWYENLDGTGHFTAARIITTQASRVETVRAADLDGDGDLDAISASFGDDKIAWYENLDGLGNFGPQQIISRRSNGAIDLHTADLDGDGDIDVLSASAIDGIIAWYRNEDGQGNFGSLQILTRRAISAEWVSSADLDGDGDIDVLSAAYGDGKIAWYENEDGNGSFSSTQTIAIREGSVTVEATDLDNDGDLDLVTTQFGTNATGGILSWIEQTENKVFSEPQDIAVGFNEPEALAIADVDGNGIDDIVIADSSQVVWFERKGEGFSDHLVTQGNVAGVFEVTVADMDGDADMDILSASAYDSKLSLYRNLSTSGDFDGDGSVDAADIALLCAAIQAQDPDPLFDLNADGLITPADLESMIRDILQTSAGDANLDGLFTTADLVLVFQAGQYEDNIPGNSRWSQGDWNCDGEFDSGDLVAAFQGGQFELAATPSATISSDLAAAILLQDSDAQAKQKRPASS, encoded by the coding sequence ATGTTTCGTCGTATCTCATTGGAGCTGCTAGAAACACGCCATTTGCTGGCCGCAGTCTCCTTCGGCAATCAGGAGCTAATTGACGGTTTGGCGGCCGATGGTCCCGTGTCGGTCGTCCCATCTGATGTTGACCTAGACGGTGATATCGACTTGATCGTCGGCTCCTTTCGAGACGGCAAAGTGGCCTGGCACGAAAACCGTGGTGCGGATCGCTTTGTGCAACATTCGATCGATTCAATTCCTGGCTCTGACGACTCTTTGATTCGTGAGTTAATTGCAGCCGACTTTGATGGTGATGGTGACGACGACGTAGCGGTTGCGGCTTACGGTAGCGATCGCATCGTTTGGTACCGAAATCTGGGGAATGGCAACTTCGACAATCTGGTGACTGTCACCACAGAAACCGATGGGGTGCGAACACTGGCGGCGGCGGATTTTGACGCTGACGGCGATCTGGACCTTGTCTCCGGATCTTGGCTCGACAACAAGGTTGCCTGGTACGCGAACGACGGGCAGGGAAACTTTGACTCGCAACAGATCATATCAGCATCAATCGCCGGTCCCAGACACCTACGCGTTGGTGACATTGACTTAGACGGGCGACCGGATGTAGCGGTCGCCTTCCGATTTGATGACACGGTCGCTTGGTTCTCCAACGAAGGAAATGGCCGCTTTAGCGAACCGCAAACGATCTCGACGAACACGAATGGTCCGGAAGCTATTTCCTTGGCAGATGCTGATGGGGATGGCGACCTCGATGTATTTACGGCCTTCACGTTTGAAGGCATGGTCGCTTGGTTCGAAAACCTTGATGAACGCGGCACGTTCGGCTCACGAAGGGAGCTTTCCACATCGGCCGAAGGAGCAAGATTCATTACCGTCGCAGATCTGGATGGCGACGGGGATAACGATGTCGTCGCGGCGTCAAGTTATTACCCAAGCAACAACACGAGCTGGTATGAGAATACGGACGGGCAAGGTCTGTTCGCGACCGGAAAGATCATTTCTGACAAGCTAATCGGTCCTGAATCGATTGCGATCGCCGACCTCGATGGAAATGGTACTCCGGACGTGATTGTGGCATCCAGTGACGATAACCGGGTCTCCTCGTTTTCCAACAATGGAGACGGAGCCTTTGGAATTCCGCAGCCCGTCTTGACGCATCCGGTCGGACTTGGCTCGATCGCAACCGCTGACTTTGACGGGGATGGAGATCTCGACGTATTAGCCGGAAGCAACTCAGACAACAAAGTTGCTTGGTACGAGAATCTCGACGGAACGGGACATTTCACAGCGGCTCGGATCATCACGACTCAGGCTAGTCGAGTGGAAACAGTTCGAGCTGCAGACCTGGACGGTGACGGTGATCTGGATGCTATTTCGGCATCTTTTGGCGACGACAAGATAGCGTGGTACGAAAACCTCGACGGCTTGGGCAACTTCGGTCCCCAACAGATCATCTCACGCCGCAGCAATGGGGCGATTGATCTTCATACTGCAGATCTGGATGGTGATGGTGATATTGATGTTCTGTCCGCTTCTGCGATCGACGGGATTATCGCCTGGTATCGCAATGAAGATGGCCAAGGCAACTTTGGCAGCCTCCAAATATTGACGCGAAGGGCGATTTCGGCGGAATGGGTCAGTTCTGCGGATTTGGATGGCGACGGTGACATCGACGTCCTCAGCGCGGCATACGGAGACGGGAAAATTGCTTGGTATGAAAACGAGGATGGGAACGGCTCCTTCAGCTCAACACAAACGATTGCAATCCGCGAAGGCTCCGTGACCGTCGAAGCAACCGATCTCGACAACGATGGTGACCTTGATTTAGTGACCACCCAATTCGGAACCAATGCAACTGGTGGAATTCTGTCTTGGATTGAGCAGACCGAAAACAAAGTCTTCAGCGAGCCTCAAGATATTGCCGTTGGATTCAACGAACCCGAAGCGTTAGCCATCGCCGACGTCGATGGAAACGGTATCGACGATATCGTGATCGCCGATAGTTCGCAGGTTGTTTGGTTTGAGCGCAAGGGTGAAGGCTTCTCAGATCATCTTGTCACCCAAGGGAATGTGGCGGGAGTATTCGAAGTCACGGTGGCTGATATGGATGGTGATGCGGATATGGACATTCTGTCCGCGTCCGCCTACGACAGCAAGCTGTCCCTCTACCGGAACCTGAGCACATCAGGCGACTTCGACGGTGATGGCAGCGTCGACGCCGCCGACATCGCGCTACTTTGTGCGGCAATCCAAGCCCAAGATCCCGACCCCCTCTTTGATCTTAATGCCGATGGGCTGATCACTCCGGCCGATTTGGAATCGATGATTCGCGATATTCTGCAGACCTCCGCCGGCGATGCCAATCTCGACGGATTATTTACGACAGCCGATCTGGTTCTCGTATTCCAAGCGGGCCAATACGAAGACAATATCCCCGGCAACTCACGCTGGTCACAGGGTGACTGGAATTGTGATGGGGAATTCGATTCGGGCGACCTCGTAGCTGCTTTTCAAGGTGGCCAATTCGAATTGGCCGCCACACCATCTGCTACCATCTCTTCCGACTTGGCCGCAGCCATCCTGTTACAAGACAGTGATGCTCAAGCGAAGCAGAAGCGACCTGCTTCATCGTGA
- the tsaD gene encoding tRNA (adenosine(37)-N6)-threonylcarbamoyltransferase complex transferase subunit TsaD, whose protein sequence is MNLLILESSCDESAAAVVTDSLTVLGAAVASQDELHQRFHGVVPEIAARAHVERVLPVIDLALERAGLTLSQIDAIGVTTTPGLAGSLLVGVVAAKTLCVALQIPLIAVNHIHAHIYACRLAAKKDLFPCVGLVVSGGHTTLFDCQSPSDFQVLGGTIDDAAGEAFDKVASMLGLPYPGGPAIGRVAAQGDPESHRFPRSFLADADRLEFSFSGLKTAVRYSIVGPGRPDFTQVNLSEQQVADLAASFQEAVVDCLVGKSLQALAKTGSNVLCVGGGVAANRRLRERLEQEIKSAGVELHIAPIELCTDNAVMGAIAVERLRAGQLESLDLDILPGLVR, encoded by the coding sequence ATGAATCTGCTGATACTCGAAAGTTCGTGTGATGAGTCGGCAGCTGCCGTCGTGACTGACAGTCTGACTGTTCTAGGGGCCGCCGTCGCCTCTCAGGATGAGCTACATCAGCGTTTTCATGGGGTAGTTCCAGAGATTGCGGCACGAGCTCATGTGGAACGCGTATTGCCCGTTATCGACTTGGCTCTTGAAAGAGCGGGGCTGACGCTATCTCAAATTGACGCGATCGGAGTGACGACCACGCCCGGACTGGCCGGTTCGTTGTTGGTTGGTGTGGTAGCCGCCAAGACATTGTGCGTGGCTCTTCAGATTCCGTTGATTGCCGTCAACCACATTCACGCTCACATCTATGCCTGTCGATTGGCCGCAAAAAAGGATCTGTTTCCCTGTGTGGGGCTCGTCGTTAGCGGCGGCCATACCACCTTATTTGATTGTCAGAGCCCGTCCGATTTTCAAGTTTTGGGCGGCACGATTGATGACGCAGCAGGTGAGGCGTTCGACAAGGTCGCGAGCATGCTGGGGCTTCCTTATCCCGGTGGGCCGGCGATTGGGCGAGTTGCGGCGCAAGGAGATCCTGAGTCGCACCGTTTTCCCCGTTCTTTTCTCGCAGATGCCGATCGGCTCGAGTTCAGTTTCAGTGGTTTGAAGACGGCGGTGCGTTACAGCATTGTCGGTCCAGGCCGCCCCGATTTCACTCAGGTGAATCTGAGCGAACAGCAGGTCGCCGATTTGGCGGCCAGCTTTCAAGAGGCGGTCGTTGACTGCTTAGTCGGAAAATCTTTACAGGCTTTGGCAAAGACTGGCTCCAATGTGCTGTGCGTTGGAGGAGGTGTTGCTGCCAATCGGCGTTTGCGAGAGCGGCTTGAACAAGAGATCAAGAGCGCGGGTGTGGAGCTGCACATCGCTCCGATTGAATTGTGTACCGACAACGCAGTCATGGGCGCGATCGCTGTCGAACGCCTACGTGCCGGCCAGTTGGAGAGCTTGGACTTGGATATCTTGCCCGGTTTGGTTCGTTGA